A genomic region of Arvicola amphibius chromosome 7, mArvAmp1.2, whole genome shotgun sequence contains the following coding sequences:
- the Lin52 gene encoding protein lin-52 homolog isoform X3 codes for MGWKMASPTDGTDLETSLLSFEKLDRASPDLWPEQLPGVAEFAASFKSPITSSPPKWMAEIERDDIDMLKELGSLTTANLMEKVRGLQNLAYQLGLDE; via the exons ATGGGCTGGAAGATGGCGTCTCCCACAGATG GGACAGATTTGGAAACATCTTTGCTAAGTTTTGAGAAACTTGACCGTGCCTCGCCAGATCTTTGGCCTGAACAAt taCCAGGTGTTGCTGAATTTGCTGCTTCTTTCAAAAGT ccCATCACTAGCTCTCCGCCCAAATGGATGGCTGAAATAGAACGTGATGACATCGATATGTTGAAAG AGCTGGGGAGCCTCACCACAGCTAATTTGATGGAGAAGGTACGAGGGCTCCAGAACCTGGCCTATCAGCTGGGACTGGATGAGT